In Maridesulfovibrio bastinii DSM 16055, a genomic segment contains:
- the recO gene encoding DNA repair protein RecO — MECTDKALILRTGKFREYDVWVRYISASRGVQTAFAFGGSRSRKRFGGCLEPFSHVVFKVGANKTGSYQVLSEGSLIKSFNSLRSNHRKIGLAANCVKFVDSINFDNDSARRIFELLLQTLTVIDAEDPDDFFPLLFRTKVAFEQGFKPDFTICGRCGKPLFGNHNYSFDIEKGVALCVECDPALKGFAVSSFTLRTLSWIQDTDPDHWAHLHIPSEVRSECFKVMDRFMAYHLGLVWEEAGYRRV; from the coding sequence ATGGAATGCACTGATAAGGCTCTGATTTTAAGGACCGGAAAATTTAGGGAATATGATGTCTGGGTTCGGTATATCTCTGCATCAAGAGGTGTGCAGACGGCTTTTGCTTTTGGTGGAAGTCGCAGCAGAAAAAGGTTCGGCGGTTGTCTGGAACCTTTTTCTCATGTTGTTTTTAAAGTTGGAGCCAATAAAACCGGATCTTATCAGGTCTTGTCGGAAGGTAGTCTGATTAAAAGCTTTAACAGTCTTCGCAGTAATCACCGTAAAATCGGTCTTGCTGCCAACTGTGTCAAGTTTGTTGATTCTATAAATTTTGATAATGATTCTGCCAGACGCATATTTGAACTTCTTCTACAAACCCTTACAGTTATTGACGCAGAGGACCCTGATGACTTTTTCCCGCTTTTGTTCAGAACGAAAGTCGCTTTTGAGCAGGGATTCAAACCGGACTTTACAATTTGCGGTCGATGCGGCAAACCTCTTTTTGGGAATCACAACTATTCTTTTGATATAGAGAAGGGAGTTGCTCTTTGTGTTGAGTGTGACCCGGCCTTGAAAGGTTTTGCAGTCAGCTCATTCACTCTTAGAACTCTTTCCTGGATTCAGGATACTGATCCTGACCATTGGGCGCATCTTCATATACCCTCGGAAGTCAGAAGCGAGTGTTTTAAAGTTATGGATAGGTTTATGGCATACCACCTCGGGCTTGTGTGGGAAGAGGCCGGTTATCGCAGGGTATAA
- the glyQ gene encoding glycine--tRNA ligase subunit alpha, which yields MNFQSMILNLQKFWADYGCCMVQPFDIEVGAGTFNPSTFFRVIGPEPWNTAYVEPSRRPTDGRYGENPNRLQHYFQFQVILKPSPENVQELYLNSLKVLGIRADEHDIRFVEDDWESPTLGAWGLGWEVWLNGMEVTQFTYFQQVGGIDLSPVSVEITYGLERLAMYLQGKESVYDLMWNDKVTYGQIFHRNEVEQSTYNFEVSDSAMLLDLFNKYEAESKKVAEAGLAMPAYDYCLKCSHTFNLLDARGAISITERAAYIGRVRALASAAARLYAAQREEMGYPMLNNK from the coding sequence ATGAACTTTCAAAGCATGATCCTGAATCTTCAAAAATTCTGGGCTGATTACGGTTGTTGCATGGTGCAGCCATTCGACATTGAAGTTGGAGCTGGAACATTCAACCCTTCAACTTTTTTCAGGGTTATCGGGCCGGAACCATGGAATACTGCCTATGTTGAACCTTCCCGCCGTCCAACTGACGGGCGTTACGGAGAGAATCCGAACAGGCTTCAGCATTACTTTCAGTTTCAGGTAATATTGAAACCTTCTCCGGAGAATGTTCAGGAACTTTATCTTAATAGTTTGAAAGTTCTTGGAATCAGAGCAGATGAGCACGATATACGTTTTGTTGAAGATGACTGGGAATCTCCTACTCTGGGGGCCTGGGGTCTTGGATGGGAAGTATGGCTTAATGGCATGGAAGTCACTCAGTTTACCTATTTCCAACAGGTTGGCGGTATTGACCTCAGTCCGGTATCCGTTGAGATTACTTATGGTCTTGAGCGGCTTGCCATGTACTTGCAGGGAAAAGAATCTGTTTATGATCTTATGTGGAATGATAAGGTAACTTACGGTCAGATCTTCCATAGAAATGAGGTTGAACAGTCTACTTATAATTTTGAAGTCAGCGATTCTGCCATGTTACTGGATCTTTTCAATAAGTATGAGGCTGAAAGTAAAAAAGTAGCAGAAGCTGGTCTTGCTATGCCTGCTTATGATTACTGTTTAAAATGTTCCCATACCTTCAATCTTCTGGATGCCAGAGGAGCTATTTCGATAACTGAACGTGCAGCTTATATAGGAAGAGTGCGGGCTCTTGCTTCCGCTGCGGCAAGACTTTATGCCGCTCAGCGCGAAGAAATGGGTTATCCAATGCTCAATAACAAATAA